The region CAAAAAATGGATGAAGGGCTACCTTTAAACCCTCGTTGTTCTTTTTTAATTTTATAGAAGGAATATATGACAGAATATTCACCCGATTAAGTCGGGTAGCTAATCAAGATGATTGACTTTCAGAAATGGTTTTAATGCAACGCTAGTGATTTAGGATAAGCGTAGCACAATGTAAAAGGAAAATCGATGGCGGGCCATGCGCATGTGATTTTGATCGCCATCAATATTGTGTGAGCAGGGGGTATCGACCATATTGGGGGGATTTCAACTGTGATGGCAGGAGTATCAACCGAACGGATGGATGTATCGACCACTTCACAAAAATTATCAACCATTTAGGCTCCGATATCGGCCACTATCAAAAGATTTATCAATTGGAGAGTAATCTCGACTGAACGATAGGATGAATTGATTGACCTGAAAATGCTCCACCACCATTAATAAGCCATCACAACTTTTCACGTTATGATGGCAATGTGATTTACGTATAAAATGAATTAAAATCCGGTTAAAATAGACCTTTTACATATAAACGGTGGTCTGCCAAAGCCTTTATGTTGTAATGGGCATTTTTGTCTCATAGCAAAAAAATTACCAAAAAAACCCTGGATAATACGGGTAATATCCATAGCCACCGAAACCGCCGTAACCACCATAATGCGGAAATAATAGATAACTTGTCAGCAGCCCACCTGCCAAACCGCCAAGGAAAGGTCCAAATCCATATCTGACAGGTACTGGTCCGCCAATATCACTCCCAAAACCAGGATATCCGTTAAAACCCACTCCGTACCCTTGAACCGGCTCTTGCATTTCCTCTTGTGAATTTCTTTGTTGTTCTGGCACTGCAGTTGACAAATTCTCTTCATAATTAGGCATTGCGGCTTGCTGATTCCATTCGTTATTCATTCTTTTCCCTCACTTCAAAATGTAGTATATGATATCCTTATGCATTTGCCTAATGAAGGTGTTGGGCGTTTTCACCAGAAGTAGGTAATTACAAGTTATTACATCAAATCAAATTTTCAAAAAATAGTGTTTGGTGTTAACATCAGCTTTGTGGTATCATATATCTAACAGATACATATCATATAGATAGGATGATCCTTTTGAAAGAATACAATCATACTACCTACGCAATACTTGGGATTTTGACAACTACATGCAAATCCGGCTATGCAATTAAACAATTCATTGACCAAAGTTTAAACCACTTTTGGAAAATTAGTTACGGGCAAATTTATCCAACCCTAAAATTTATTGAAGAAGAGGGATTGGCTACAGTAAAAACAGCTACACAGGAAGGAAAGCCTGATCGAAAGGAGTATTTCTTGACACAAAAAGGAAAAACAACCTTAAAAGAATGGCTCAAACAACCGATTGAACAAATACCTGTGGAGCGAAATGAATTGTTATTGAAATTATTTTTTGGACGTCATCAATCCACAGCAAATACGCTAAATCAACTGAACGATTACCAGCAAAAATTGAAAATAACTTATCAAACTTACACAAACATAGAACAAATGATTACGACAAATAAACATGATCAAAAAGATGCAACCTATTGGCTATTTACCTTAGATTATGGAAAAAGGGTAACACAGGCAGCGATTGAATGGTGCGAGGCGACTACCGAACAGATTAAAAAGGTAAAAGATGCTTCGTATTCGAAGTAAGTGAATTATCATATCTGGGTGTCATGATGGATCCATCAAATGGGAGGAATAAAATCATGAGAAAGTCAATTTACACTGGCCGTTACATTACCGACAATGACAGCGATCTTGTTGTATTTCTAATCGGCATGCGAATGAACAAACGATTTGCAGTACACAAATGGCTACCAGTTTTCAAGGCAATGCGAGGCATGATTAAAGAGCTGTACATGAACAAGGAGGAGTTAGGTTTTTTATCCATGGAAAATTACTTTGGACTACGAACAACTCTCATGATTCAATACTGGCAGTCGACTGAGGATTTACTTGCCTATGCCAAAGGGGAAAAACATTTGGCTGCATGGAAAAACTTCAATCAACAAGTCGACAACAATGAGGCTGTTGGCATTTACCATGAAACTTATCCAGTTGATAAAGGCAAGTACGAAACACTTTATCGGAATATGCCACAACACGGGCTAGGAAAAGCGATAAAGCATATCCCAATTACTCCGGAAACCATTTCAGCCAGAAAGCGGCTGCATCGTGATATAAAACATTCCGGAGCAAACTGAGAGTCCTTGAATTTACACATAGAGGACAGGCCTTGTTGCAACAATCAAGAAATGTTTCCCTGTTCAATAATCTCAACAAATTTGGTCGAAGCAGTTGATAATGGTACGCTTTTTAAATAGCATACACCAATACTTCTTTTCGGAATCCCGTCGATTAGCTGTACTTCATGGACCAGTCCTTTATCCAAATACGTTTTAGAGAATTCTTTAGTGACACAGGCAATTCCCAGATTAATTTTGGCGAACTCCAAAAGCAAATCATGGGAGCCCAATTCAAATTCCGGAGAGATCTTGATGCCCTTGGATAGCAAATAATTTTCCACATACACCCTTGAATTGGACTTTGGCTCAAGGAAAATCAAGGGCTGTTCCACCAGTTCCTGCAAACGAATTGGTGCAGACAGCTGCTGCCTGAATCTATTTCCGTAAACAAAAATATCCTGTATTTCAAGAAATGGCTGCATCTCCAAGTTGGGATCATCAACCGGGAAATTACAAATAGCTATATCAACGGATCCTGTCTTTAACATGGAAATCGCTTCAGCTGTAGTACCGTTGACAATTTTAAATTTGATATTAGGATAATCATTATGGAAAACTTCTAAATAGGGAAGTAAAAAATATCTGGATATCGTATCGCTAACGCCAATCTTTAACTCCCCAGTTGTTAAATGTTTGAACGCAAGTATTTTTTCTTCACCTGTATCAAGCAAGTTTAGTGCAGCGTGGACATATTTAAATAAGTGCTTGCCTTCATTTGTGAGCGTTACCCCTTTTGGTGTTCGATTAAAAAGTCGTGTATCGAGTTCACTCTCCAATTGCCGAATTGCCTGACTAACAGCCGGCTGGGTTAGATAAAGATCCTCCGCTGCCTTGGAGAAGCTCCTGTTTTTCGCAACAACCCCAAAGATTTTATATAAATCCAATTTACCTTTCATATAAACAGTCCTTATATTTGGTATAATATTTATTCATTTTACTTATACCACTTCTTCAGTGTATATTACAAGTAGGAACTATGGATATTAACCTTAATAGCAACAAGGAGAGATTATTTTGGAACGAGTAGTTGGAACCGTATCACGTGGCCTTCGCTGCCCAATCATCAATCAAGGTGACAATATTGATGAAATTGTTGTCGACAGTGTATTGAATGCAGCAGAAGTAGAAGGATTTACTATTCAGGATAAAGATATCATATCAATAACCGAATCCGTTGTTGCCCGTTCACAGGGAAATTACGCAACAATTGACGATATCGCAACAGATGTACAAGCGAAGTTCGGTGATCACACAATCGGCGTCATTTTTCCAATCTTAAGCCGAAACCGCTTTGCCATTTGTCTTCGTGGTATTGCCAAAGGTGCTAAGAAAATTGTTCTTATGCTAAGTTATCCATCAGATGAAGTTGGTAATCATTTGGTAGATATCGATGCACTAGATGAAAAAGGTATCAATCCCTGGACTGATGTGCTAACCGAGCAACAATTCCGTGATTATTTTGGATATATGAAGCATACCTTTACCGGTGTCGACTACATTGAATATTATAAATCGTTAATTGAAGCATACGGTGTCGAATGTGAGGTTATCTTCTCCAATAATCCGAAAACAATTTTGGATCACACCAAACATGTCCTCACTTGTGATATCCATACACGCGAGCGGACAAAAAGAATCCTGAAAGCCAATGGTGGTGAAACGATTTATAGCCTGGATAATATATTAGCAACATCTGTTAACGGCAGTGGCTACAATGACGAATACGGTCTGCTTGGCTCCAATAAATCGACTGAGGAAAAGGTTAAGTTGTTTCCACGTAATTGCCAGCCAGTCGTTGACAACATCCAGCACATGTTGAAAGAACGTACTGGCAAAGATGTCGAGGTTATGATTTATGGGGATGGCGCGTTCAAAGATCCAGTCGGTAAAATATGGGAGCTTGCTGACCCTGTTGTATCACCCGCATATACAAAAGGACTGGACGGCACACCAAATGAAATTAAATTAAAATACCTTGCAGATAACAATTTTTCTGATTTAAAAGGTGAGGAACTGCAACAAGCCATTACCAAGTATATTGATGAAAAAGATGAAGATGCTGACCTGGTCGGAGCTATGGAAGCACAAGGAACAACACCACGAAAACTTACCGATCTGATTGGCTCGCTATCTGATTTGACCTCCGGCAGTGGAGACAAAGGGACACCGATCGTTTATATACAGGGATATTTTGATAATTATACGAAATAAGTTTATGTACGGGATGCCTGAGGAGGGCATCTCTTTTTTGTATGGTTTGTTCGATCAACTTTCGGTCTAGCTCGATCAACTATTGGCTGTGTTTGATCAACTTTAAATGCTGTTTGCTTTTTCTGTGTGAGATTCTATCTTGTTTGGGTGCTGTCCTTTACCGTTGGGACGATGCCCTCTCCCGTTCTTTTCCCTACCTGCTATACTGCTATACTTTATTTAAAATACTCCATTACAAATTCCTTAAACTGGAGCGCGGCTGACGATAAATAACCACCATCCAGCCAGGCAATGCCAATAACCCGCTCACTTTTAGGCCAACGGATATGCAGGCGGGCGACTTTGGCTGGATCCAGTCCCGTTACATCCGGAATCAATGAAACGCCAAGTCCGGCACCGACCAATCCAGCTAACGTATGGATTTCTTCGCCTTCAAACAATATTTTTGGATGTATCCCTGCTTCTTCGCATAACTGATCCATAATTTGCCGCAGTGAATTTCCCTCTTTAATAGCAATAAAATCTTCGTCGGCGATTTCCTCCAGTGTGATACTTTCGCAACCAGCCAACCGGTGATCGGCTGGCACAATCACGAACAATTCATCGTTCCATAGTTTTTGCCAATTGACCTTAATGTTGGTTTCAATGGGAGTAGTCAGACACAGGTCGAATTCTCCGGACTCTAACTGCCGTACAAGTGCCGCAGAATTATTTTGGTTAAACTGAAAGCGCAATTTTGGATATTGTTTGCGAAAGGCACCAATTAAATTGGGGATTTTCTCCACACCGAGTGTATGGAGAAATCCCAACGATATCTCCCCGTATTCCGGATCAATCAAATCACGAATTTCCTGTTTGCCATCCTGATATTCTTTCAAAATGCGATTGGCCCGCTTTAAAAACAATTCGCCGTACCGATTTAACAGGATGGAGCGCCCTTTTCGTTTAAACAACGGAACGCCTAACTCCTCTTCCAAACGAGCAATCGACCTGCTCAATGCTGGCTGGGAAATGGATAAGATCCCTACCGCCCTGGTAATATGCTGAACACGGGCAACTGTTTGAAAATATTCGATTTGCTGCCATTCCATTGACGACTCCTCCAATCATGACTAAAATGCATTGAATCTATGAAAATAATGCATTATACTTTTATTTTATTAGCCATTATAATAATACATATTGGATATCATTTAAAGAGGATGTTCAAAAAGTCTGGTAAAAATGACGTGCCCCTTCAAAAGGGGTATGCTGACGCCTGAGCGCAAGCCCGTTTTTAGTCGGCCTTCCTTTGAAGCTCGTTGGCATGCTTTTCCGCTCCTCATGTACCTTTTTGTACACTCCGGTGCTCAAAGCTACGCCGTCTTGAACTTCTTGGTCCTTTTTCCTCCTTTTTGAACTCTCATTTAAAGGATGGTTAAATGCGATTTGCGGTTTCCGCGGAATCAAATTTGCCATTTTTTTAATTCATCTTTGGAGTGAGCACGTATGAACTATGTAAAAAAAGGAACGACTGACTTTCGCAAAGTAAATATTGCCCTGTTCATTGGCGGCTTTATTACTTTTGCAAACTTGTATGTGGTTCAACCATTATTACCGGCGTTTTCCGAGCAATTTGATGCCTCTCCGACAATGGTGAGCCTGACTTTATCATTAACAACTGCTTTTTTGGCAATCGCCATGTTGTTGGTAGGTTCATTATCAGAGTCGTGGGGACGCAAAGGAATTATGGGGATCTCTGTGTTTGCTGTCTCCGTTGTGGCGGTCATCATTGCATTTGTGCCTAGTTTTCAAACGCTATTGCTACTAAGGGTATTGCAAGGGATTGTTTTTGCCGGTTTGCCATCCATTGCTATGGCTTATCTTGGTGAAGAAATTGATCCATCCAGCCTGGGAGTCGCAATGGGAATATATATTAGCGGAAACACGATTGGCGGACTAAGCGGGCGAATCATCACCGGCTCGATTGCGGATATGTTTGATTGGCGTATCGCGCTTATTGCTATTGGTGTCTTGAGTTTAGTTGCCAGCATTATTTTTTGGTGGGCTTTGCCAAAATCAAAACATTTTCAGCCACGTAAACTGGATCTGGGCAAACTCGCCAAATCAATGGGAAGTCATTTAAAAGATCCAGCCATGCTATGCTTGTATGGATTAGGATTTTTATTAATGGGCGGCTTTGTGACGATGTATAACTACGTGGAATTCCAATTGATCGCCCCGCCATATTCATTAAGTCAAACGTTGGTGGGCTGGATTTTTATCGTTTACCTTGTTGGGACATTCAGTTCAACCTGGTTTGGTAATTTAGCCATCAAATACGGCCGGCGGAACATGTTATTAATCGCGCTTTGTATTACGCTAATCGGTGCCTTAATCACATTGAATGCCAACCTGGTGATTAAAATCATCGGAATTGCCTTATTCACATTCGGCTTCTTTGCCGGACATTCCATCGCCAGTGGCTGGGTCGGTGCGATGGCTACGCATGACAAGGCACAAGCATCGTCACTTTATTTATTTTTCTATTATTGTGGTTCAAGTGTTGGTGGAACCGCCGGTGGATTATTTTGGAGCAGTTTCGGCTGGGGCGGTGTTGTCAGTATGATTGTTGCTTTTCTTGTCGTGACCTTCGTCCTGTTAGCTATCCTCTCTAAAGTTGCTGTATTTAAGAAAAGACAGGTGCAGGTTGCCAATTAATCATAACAGGCTTGGAAGTCCAAGCTTGTTTTTTATCTGAATCAATTTTCCAGTTCTGTTCATTTGATTCATCATGTTATTAGCCGTATGATGATACAGTGATCATTTTACACACCATGTTGTGAGAGGATTGACTTACGTTGAAACTTATTTTTTCGTCCCTGCAATGGGCATTATTTATATTAACAAGCAGTGTTGTTATTCCAGTAGCAATTGCTGCCGATTACGGGCTTGATTCAATAGAAACGATTGAATTCGTCCAACGAACATTATTTGCGCTTGGATTGGCAGGACTTTTGCAGACATTCTTCGGACACCACCTGCCAGTTCAGGAAGGGCCAGCCGGTCTTTGGTGGGGAGTTTTTTCTTTATATGCCGGATTAGGAACCGTGCTGTTTGGATCCCATATGGAAACATTACGGGTGTTGCAGTATGCTTTTTTATTAAGTGGTGTTATTTTTATTCTTTTAAGTGTGTTTGGGCTGGTTGAGAAGCTGGCACGACTGTTCACCCCTGCTGTTACCGGCATCTATTTGATCCTGATGGTGATCCAGCTAAGCAGTTCCTTTGTACAAGGGATGTTCGGGCTGGAGAATCCCGACGATACCGTTCATACGAATGTGCTTATGCTTTCAGTTTTAATCATTATATTATCCTATCTATTTATGAAAATCCCTAAAATTGGCCACTACACAGTACTATTTAGTATTGTTTTCGGCTGGCTGCTATTTTCATTGTTTGGACTATCTGAACCCGTCACCAAGGTTAATACATTGATAAACTTACCGAAAATCTTTGCATTCGGTTCACCGCGAATTGAGCCCAACATGATTATTATGGTTATCTTTATAACATTATTGTTACTTGCCAATATGCTTGCTACGGTCCGTGTCGTTCAACAGGTACTGAAGCGTCATCATGTCCAGTTTGAGGAAAATCGTTTGAAACAATCTGGCATTATATCAGGAGTTAACCAATTACTAGGCGGATTGTTCTCAGCAATCGGAGCTGTCCCTATTTCCGGTTCGGCAGGATTTATTGCCACCACGAAAATAACCAGCAAGCTACCCTTTATCATTGGATCCTTGATCATCGTTGGTATTAGCCTGTTTCCACCATTTACAGCATTTGTAGCTGCCATTCCCAAAGCTGTTGGTTATGCCGCAATATTTCCGATTTTTGCCAGCATCATTGGTTTAGCCTTACAGGAATTTGAGGCTGCCGAAAATAAACGGATCTTGTTTCAAGTTGCTGGTATTTCACTATTTGCCGGAATTGGTACGATGTTTATCCCTTCCGACGCATTTTCTACCATGCCGCCAACGCTTGTGTCGATATTGAGTAATGGGTTGGTATTTGGCGCCCTCGTCGCTATTGTTACTGAGGCAATATTGACGAGAAAGGCGAAGGGGGATAAAAGAAAAATCCACTTAGAGAATAAAGAGAAAGAAGCCTAAATCTGGTCTCAACTCTAATGAGGAATTAAATCTTCTTTCCGATTCGCGCAAGAAATCATCGAAGTCTTGTAAAATTACGCTTTTCTTTTGAAAAATGCCAAGTACCGATACATATCTTGTTTCGGCCCTTGGCATTCTTTCACCCAACTAGCGCAATGATACCTTCCTGATCATCGAGCTCGAGTTTTATTTCAGCGGATGGGTTCTCACCCATAAATTCCTCCAGCCACATTTGTAATGCTTCCATGATATTGCCCGTGACAAGCACCTGCTGTCTATTTAACCAGTAAACTTCTGCGGAAAAACCGGTGTCATCATCATATATTAATTCTGCTTCCACCTGTTCTGGTTTTATTTCTTTCTTACGTGCGGTATATATACAGAGGGCATTGATAATATCTTGTTCCGAAATAATTAACTTCTCCATGGATTCGTGTCTTCTCTCTTTTTACGCTTAAACAATGAAACAATTTTGCTGATGATAGCAATCAATACAATCAATGCCAAAATATTGATGATAAAACCCATCATCGCACCAAAAATACCGAGGTGACCCAACAGACCACCGAACAGTAGGCCAGCCAGTCCACCAAGCATCAAGCCTTTCATCAGCCCGCCTGACATGAACCTGTTCTTTTTATTTGGGTTAGCATAAGAACGATTGTTTTGATAAGAATTCTGTTTTTTATTTTGGAAGTGAGAAGGATTATTTTTGTTGTTAAAATTAAATCCCTTTATTCCTGATTTATAACCTCTTGCATCAACAGTCGTAGGTTGATCGTGAAAAATATAAGTACCAATTGGCCCAAAAATGAGTGTTGCTGTAATCAATGCTGTTATTATCTTTTTCAACTTATCTCTCTCCTCTTCAATCATTCTCCTTATTAAATATCATACTATAGTTCATTGTGATTTGCATTGAAATCATTCTTTCTTTAAATGTTAAATAAAGCCCGTTAATGCGTGACGAAACTGTAACATCTCAACAAAATCCTAATAAAATATTCTGAAACGTATAGGCGTTTGATCATATTTCACAAAATCGTTAGGGAGTGTGTTTATGCCAGCCATTAATGGACATGAATATATTGACCGAATCAACCACTTGCAAACGTATGTATGGGTGGATGGCGATCCTGTTACAGGAAAAATTTCCGAACACCCGGCATTTAAAGGAATTATGAAAAGTCAGGCAGCATTGTACGATCTGCAACAAGATGAATCGTTAAAAGATATCATGACATATCTTTCCCCGTCAACGGAACAAAAAGTTGGGATGTCCTATTTACAACCAAAGACAAAAGAGGATCTGGTAAAAAGACGAAAGATGATTCAACAATGGGCTGGACTCACCAATGGTATGATGGGAAGAAGCCCGGATTATATGAATACCGTTGTAATGGCACTAGCCTCATCAGCTAACTATTTAAAGGAAAAAGAAAACTGTTTTCCTGAACATCTACTATCCTTTTATGAATATGCCCGGGAACATGATATATCGATGACACATACATTTGTGAATCCGCAAGTCAACCGCGGGCAATTTTATTTTGAGGACTTGGATGCGGAGCCAATTGCCGCAAAGATCGTGGACAAAAATGATAAGGGCTTGATCGTAAAGGGAGCGCGTCTGTTGGCGACACAGGGTGGCATAACGGATGAAATCGTCGTGTTTTCAGCAGGCGGGGCTCAGGATAAAGCGAATGGATTTGCATTTGCCATTCCTAGTAATACCAAGGGTTTGAAATTCATTTGCCGGGAATCATTTGTCGTTGGTGACTCGACATTTAATTATCCATTAAGTTCGCGATATGAGGAAATGGATACGATTGTTGTCTTTGATGATGTGCTTGTTCCATGGGAGCGCGTCTTTTATTACGACAACATACAGGTTTCCAATACTTTTGCAAGGGCCAGCTCATTCCTGCCGTTTACATTGCACCAGGCCGCATCCAGGCAAGTCATCAAAACCGAATTTGTCTTGGGTGTAGCTCAGTCCATCATTAATACGATCAATATCAGTGAATACCAGCATGTGCAGGAAAAAGTTTCTGAGATTATTGTTGCATTGGAAACGATGAAAGCATTGGTCATCAAATCAGAGGCAGAAGCTGAATTGGATGAATGGGGATTAATGAGACCCGATCAAAAGACACTGCAAGTAGCCAGTAACGTATTCACAAAAGTCTATGCAAGGTTCGGCGAGATCATTCAGCAACTGGGTGCAAGCGGCCTAATGTCAATCCCAACAGAACGCGCATTCCAATCGTCTTTAAGAAGAGATTTGGATCAGTATTTGCAATCAAAATCAGACGATGCGGAATCACGTGTGAAGATTTTCCGTTTGGCATGGGAAGTAGCGATGAGTGCGTTCGGTACACGGGAAATTCAATATGAACGGTTTTTCTTTGGTGATCCAATTAGGCTTTCCAGTCAGCTGTATTTCTCGTATGACAAGGAACCGTATGTGAAACGGGTAAAGGCATTATTGGAGATGGATTGAATTTTTTATTGATTGTCCTAACTTTGTCCACATTCTTGTTCCTATTTCATTTTATTTGTTACCACAATTTGCTGCGGCTGCCACTTTTTTAAATGGATAGGATTAAAAAAGCTCCCTCAACAATAAAAGGGAGACTTTTTTATTTTCTCATTTAAGTAAATAAAATAAGGTTTGTTTTATTCGGCTGTTTGTAACGAGCTTTCGTCAAGACCAAGCGCCCGATTTGTTGAAACATGGACTTCCTGGACAAGCTCTGGATTTTCCACTAGCGACATGCCATAAGAAGGAATCATTTCTTTTAGTTTCGGTTCCCATTCTTCGAGATATTGTGGGAAGCATCTTTTGAACACATCGAGCATAATCGGAACAGCTGTGGAAGCCCCAGGGGAAGCGCCGAGTAATGCAGCGACTGATCCATCAGCGGCATTAATAAGCTCCGTACCAAATTGAAGCGTTCCTTTGCCACTGGCATCCGTATCTTTAATCACTTGCACCCGTTGTCCTGCTACTACAGTATCCCAATCTTCACTTTTGGCATCCGGAATAAATTCCTGTAACTCCTTGATACGTTGTTCTTTCGATAACATTAGCTGTCCGATCAGGTATTTCGTCAACGGAATGTTTTTTGCACCCGCTGCTAACATCGTGAAAACATTATTCGGTTTTACAGAACTTATTAAATCCATATTGGAACCGGTTTTTAAGAATTTTGGTGAAAAACCGGCAAATGGTCCAAATAGCAATGATTTTTGGTTTTCAATATATCGTGTATCCAGATGCGGCACAGACATTGGTGGAGCACCAACTGCAGCTTTGCCGTATACTTTGGCATGATGCTGCTTGATAATCTCCGGATTGTTACATACCATGAATAGTCCGCTTACCGGGAATCCGCCAATATGTTTACTTTCAGGGATACCAGTTTTTTGGAGTAAAGGCAACGCCCCTCCACCGGCACCAATAAAGACGAATTTCGCAGTATGGTATTCAAGGGTATCATCTTCATAATTTCGCACTTTCACTTCCCAAGCGCCATCTTCCGTACGTTTTATATCATCTACTGTATGATTGTAGTTGATACGGACATCCTTACTCTTCAAGTGATCCAACAATTTACGTGTAAGAGCCCCGAAGTTGACATCGGTTCCAGAGTCGATCTTCGTTGCGGCTATTGGCTGATCTACTGTCCGGTCTTTCATAATCAGCGGAATCCATTCCTTCAATTTTTCCGGATCATCGGAAAACTCCATCCCTTGGAACAATGGATTATTTGATAATGTTTCAAACCGTTTTTTCAAGAATGCTACATTATCTTCCCCATGTACTAAACTCATGTGCGGTATTGGCATAATAAAGTCATCCGGATTACTTATCTGTTTGCTGTCTACAAGATAAGACCAAAACTGCTTAGTAACCTGGAACTGTTCATTAATGTTGACTGCCTTGCTAATGTCCAGGGATCCGTCTGGCTGTTCGGGCGTGTAATTAAGCTCACACAGCGCGGAATGGCCCGTTCCCGCATTATTCCACTCGTTAGAACTTTCAACTGCTGGTTTATTAAGCTTTTCAAAAATGGTAATATTCCAGTCCGGTGCCAATTCCTTTAATAGTGATCCCAATGTCGCACTCATGATACCGGCACCAATTAAAATAACATCTGCTGAAGTATGGCTGTTACTCATGTTTACCTTCCTTACATCTTAAAATTTGCAGAAAGGATGCAAGCGCTCCTGCTCATTCATTAACAAGGCAGGTCGCGAACTTGTCACACATCTTTTCTTAATCTGTTATATCCTTCATATAGTATATCAAAGTTTTGTATCGACATAAATGTTTATGTCTTGTTAAAATACAGAATCCACGCTTTGAGATCCCAAAATCTTAATTGCAATGCCCTCGCCAACATTATCATGTCACTAATAGGCAAACACACATTTTATGGGTTATGACATATGATGCATTAATGGAAAACTGGGGGAGGTGAGGTAATGATTATCCATGTGGTCACAGCGGGTGAAACACTCTGGCAAATCGCAAACAGATATGCCGTCGATATGAATCAAATCGTGCAATTAAACGGATTACCCAATCCAAATCAATTATTGGTTGGTCAATCACTGGTTATCCCAGTACTTGGTACGCCGCATACGGTTAAAAGCGGTGAAACGTTATGGTCGATTGCCCAACAGTACGGTGTCCCGGTTCAAACTATTATCCAGGCCAATCAACTAACCAATCCAAATGTTCTTTCCCCAGGAACCAAACTATTTATCCCACCAGTGACACACGTTGTTCAGCCAAGGGAGACGTTGGCGCAAATTGCAAATCGCTATGGTACCACGGTTCAAGCAATCATGAATGAAAATCAATTAACAAACCAAAACATGATTTTTCCGGGAGTGCAACTGGCTATCCCAAGAAGAAAACCCGTGATTGAAGTAAATGCTTATACGTATCAATCAGAGGAAGATGCAGTCAACAGCCTTCATGAAGTCGGTAACTTGCTGACTTATTTTAGCCCGTTCGCTTATATGATCAGGGAAGATGGCACCTTGCAACCAATGAATGACCAGCGCATGATTCAGGCTGCCGTTGCTGAACATATCACACCGATGCTTTCGATTACCAATTTCACATCTACACAAACGGGATCCAATGTCGCACATATCATCCTGAGTAATCCGCAATTAAGTAATCAGGTCATTTCCAACGTACTAAACGTAATGGATCAAAAGGGATATAAGGTCTTAAACGTTGACTTTGAGAATGTAATGCCAGAAGATC is a window of Lentibacillus daqui DNA encoding:
- a CDS encoding PadR family transcriptional regulator is translated as MKEYNHTTYAILGILTTTCKSGYAIKQFIDQSLNHFWKISYGQIYPTLKFIEEEGLATVKTATQEGKPDRKEYFLTQKGKTTLKEWLKQPIEQIPVERNELLLKLFFGRHQSTANTLNQLNDYQQKLKITYQTYTNIEQMITTNKHDQKDATYWLFTLDYGKRVTQAAIEWCEATTEQIKKVKDASYSK
- a CDS encoding DUF4188 domain-containing protein, whose translation is MRKSIYTGRYITDNDSDLVVFLIGMRMNKRFAVHKWLPVFKAMRGMIKELYMNKEELGFLSMENYFGLRTTLMIQYWQSTEDLLAYAKGEKHLAAWKNFNQQVDNNEAVGIYHETYPVDKGKYETLYRNMPQHGLGKAIKHIPITPETISARKRLHRDIKHSGAN
- a CDS encoding LysR family transcriptional regulator; translated protein: MKGKLDLYKIFGVVAKNRSFSKAAEDLYLTQPAVSQAIRQLESELDTRLFNRTPKGVTLTNEGKHLFKYVHAALNLLDTGEEKILAFKHLTTGELKIGVSDTISRYFLLPYLEVFHNDYPNIKFKIVNGTTAEAISMLKTGSVDIAICNFPVDDPNLEMQPFLEIQDIFVYGNRFRQQLSAPIRLQELVEQPLIFLEPKSNSRVYVENYLLSKGIKISPEFELGSHDLLLEFAKINLGIACVTKEFSKTYLDKGLVHEVQLIDGIPKRSIGVCYLKSVPLSTASTKFVEIIEQGNIS
- a CDS encoding coenzyme F420-0:L-glutamate ligase; translation: MERVVGTVSRGLRCPIINQGDNIDEIVVDSVLNAAEVEGFTIQDKDIISITESVVARSQGNYATIDDIATDVQAKFGDHTIGVIFPILSRNRFAICLRGIAKGAKKIVLMLSYPSDEVGNHLVDIDALDEKGINPWTDVLTEQQFRDYFGYMKHTFTGVDYIEYYKSLIEAYGVECEVIFSNNPKTILDHTKHVLTCDIHTRERTKRILKANGGETIYSLDNILATSVNGSGYNDEYGLLGSNKSTEEKVKLFPRNCQPVVDNIQHMLKERTGKDVEVMIYGDGAFKDPVGKIWELADPVVSPAYTKGLDGTPNEIKLKYLADNNFSDLKGEELQQAITKYIDEKDEDADLVGAMEAQGTTPRKLTDLIGSLSDLTSGSGDKGTPIVYIQGYFDNYTK
- a CDS encoding LysR family transcriptional regulator; the protein is MEWQQIEYFQTVARVQHITRAVGILSISQPALSRSIARLEEELGVPLFKRKGRSILLNRYGELFLKRANRILKEYQDGKQEIRDLIDPEYGEISLGFLHTLGVEKIPNLIGAFRKQYPKLRFQFNQNNSAALVRQLESGEFDLCLTTPIETNIKVNWQKLWNDELFVIVPADHRLAGCESITLEEIADEDFIAIKEGNSLRQIMDQLCEEAGIHPKILFEGEEIHTLAGLVGAGLGVSLIPDVTGLDPAKVARLHIRWPKSERVIGIAWLDGGYLSSAALQFKEFVMEYFK
- a CDS encoding MFS transporter yields the protein MNYVKKGTTDFRKVNIALFIGGFITFANLYVVQPLLPAFSEQFDASPTMVSLTLSLTTAFLAIAMLLVGSLSESWGRKGIMGISVFAVSVVAVIIAFVPSFQTLLLLRVLQGIVFAGLPSIAMAYLGEEIDPSSLGVAMGIYISGNTIGGLSGRIITGSIADMFDWRIALIAIGVLSLVASIIFWWALPKSKHFQPRKLDLGKLAKSMGSHLKDPAMLCLYGLGFLLMGGFVTMYNYVEFQLIAPPYSLSQTLVGWIFIVYLVGTFSSTWFGNLAIKYGRRNMLLIALCITLIGALITLNANLVIKIIGIALFTFGFFAGHSIASGWVGAMATHDKAQASSLYLFFYYCGSSVGGTAGGLFWSSFGWGGVVSMIVAFLVVTFVLLAILSKVAVFKKRQVQVAN